The proteins below are encoded in one region of Numenius arquata chromosome W, bNumArq3.hap1.1, whole genome shotgun sequence:
- the LOC141476659 gene encoding small glutamine-rich tetratricopeptide repeat-containing protein beta-like, producing the protein MSSVKRLVYAIIHFLREQSQMDTFTPDEQESLEVAIQCLETVFKINLEDTHLAPPQRLIEMFTNSFHKNDLLPLSDSSPEDAVKAEQLKEEGNNHMEEENYGAAVDCYTRAIELDPNNAVYYCNRAAAQSKLDNYSEAIKDCESAIAIDPNYSKAYGRMGLALTSVNKYEAAVTSYQKALDLDPENDSYKSNLKIAEEKLRDVSSPTGSGLSFDMASLINNPAFISMAASLMQNPQVQQLMSGMMSNAIGGPAAGVGGLSDLSSLIHAGQQFAQQIQQQNPELIEQLRNHVRSRSFSGSTEEHS; encoded by the exons ATGTCATCAGTCAAACGCTTGGTTTATGCAATCATCCATTTCTTGAGAGAGCAAAGTCAGATGGACACTTTCACTCCAGATGAACAAGAAAGCTTGGAAG tTGCAATTCAGTGTCTGGAGACTGTTTTTAAGATTAACCTGGAAGATACTCATCTTGCACCTCCACAGCGTTTGATAGAAATGTTCACAAATTCTTTTCACAAG AATGACTTGCTGCCTCTCTCAGATTCTTCACCAGAGGATGCTGTAAAGGCTGAACAACTGAAGGAGGAAG gTAACAATcatatggaagaagaaaattatggTGCTGCAGTGGATTGTTATACTAGGGCTATAGAACTGGATCCAAACAATGCAGTCTACTACTGCAACag GGCTGCTGCTCAAAGTAAGCTCGACAACTACAGTGAAGCAATAAAGGATTGTGAGAGCGCCATAGCAATAGATCCAAATTACAGCAAAGCATATGGGAGAATGGG GTTGGCTCTGACCTCAGTGAATAAATATGAAGCAGCAGTTACAAGTTACCAAAAAGCACTGGATCTTGATCCAGAAAATGACTCTTATAAGTCAAATTTGAAAATAGCAGAAGAGAAACTAAGAGACGTGTCCAGTCCT aCTGGAAGCGGACTGAGTTTTGACATGGCAAGCTTGATAAACAATCCTGCCTTCATTAGTATG GCAGCAAGCTTAATGCAGAATCCTCAAGTTCAACAATT GATGTCAGGAATGATGTCAAACGCCATTGGTGGCCCTGCTGCGGGTGTTGGTGGCCTGTCGGATCTGTCCAGCCTGATCCATGC GGGGCAACAGTTTGCACAACAAATACAGCAGCAAAATCCAGAGCTCATAGAGCAACTGAGAAATCATGTCCGGAGCAGATCTTTCAGTGGCAGCACTGAAGAGCATTCCTGA